A part of Papaver somniferum cultivar HN1 unplaced genomic scaffold, ASM357369v1 unplaced-scaffold_118, whole genome shotgun sequence genomic DNA contains:
- the LOC113330392 gene encoding protein POLLENLESS 3-LIKE 2-like: MMQQQDLWNGPPGFRPIAASKSAPCSPVKPVQSVSRTRSESFHVTHKVPVGDTPYVRAKNVQLVDKDPEKAIPLFWAAINAGDRVDSALKDMAIVMKQQNRAEEAIEAIKSLRSRCSDQAQESLDNILLDLFKRCGRLDDQISLLKHKLYLIQQGMAFNGKRTKTARSQGKKFQVSVEQEATRLLGNLGWAFMQQNNYVEAEDSYRRALLIATDNNKMCNLGICLMKQGRIAEAKETLRRVRPAMADGPRGVDSHLKAFERAQQMLQDLESEMMNRVVDRVEQGRLFEAFLGSSSIWQPQPCKEPSAPPSASLGRSVPKSQNDGFGDENVDSLARSRNQVIANQPLLQKITKPVMENNQLAVNGYAKPPQVAVHNPLLPKSTKPVAAAGAQPKNSFNVAAPPFYHSSQMLTNNPSQTTQYLDPLGGGGIKRTRSINNVSQPQLTKDESRKLPTTEVREQTEQSKTRRRSLPIEEDNDFSLLLPDKAFEDAILAAVLGPNSEAAKTVGSSNNNPTMKIDKRLRVFQDITLSMSPRA; encoded by the exons ATGATGCAACAGCAAGATCTATGGAATGGTCCTCCTGGTTTCAGACCAATTGCTGCTTCAAAATCAGCACCATGTTCACCAGTAAAACCGGTTCAAAGTGTCTCCAGGACTCGCTCTGAATCCTTTCATGTCACTCATAAGGTTCCTGTTGGTGATACTCCTTATGTCCGTGCCAAAAACGTTCAG TTGGTGGATAAAGATCCGGAGAAAGCAATTCCGCTGTTCTGGGCTGCTATTAACGCTGGAGATCGAGTTGATAGCGCTTTGAAAGATATGGCGATTGTTATGAAACAGCAGAATCGGGCGGAAGAAGCCATTGAAGCTATTAAGTCATTGAGGAGTCGATGTTCTGATCAAGCACAGGAGTCTCTTGATAATATTCTTTTGGATCTCTTCAAG AGATGTGGAAGATTAGACGATCAAATATCACTGTTGAAACATAAATTATACCTAATTCAACAAGGTATGGCGTTTAATGGAAAGCGTACCAAGACTGCCCGGTCTCAGGGAAAGAAATTTCAGGTCTCCGTAGAACAAGAGGCAACTCGATTACTG GGGAACTTGGGATGGGCGTTTATGCAGCAAAACAACTATGTGGAAGCAGAAGACTCTTATAGACGCGCCCTTTTGATTGCGACTGATAATAACAAGATGTGCAATTTGGGGATATGTCTGATGAAACAAGGGAGAATTGCCGAGGCCAAAGAGACTCTTCGAAGAGTGAGACCAGCAATGGCAGATGGACCAAGAGGCGTAGACTCCCATCTCAAAGCTTTTGAAAGGGCTCAACAAATGCTCCAAGATCTTGAATCAGAAATGATGAACAGAGTCGTAGATAGAGTTGAACAGGGGCGTCTTTTCGAAGCTTTCTTGGGTTCTTCATCTATTTGGCAACCTCAGCCTTGCAAAGAGCCTTCTGCGCCTCCATCTGCATCCTTGGGTAGAAGTGTTCCAAAATCACAAAATGACGGTTTTGGCGATGAGAATGTCGATTCGTTGGCTAGAAGCAGGAATCAAGTTATTGCCAATCAACCACTATTGCAGAAAATCACTAAACCTGTGATGGAGAATAATCAGTTGGCGGTTAATGGTTATGCCAAACCCCCCCAGGTGGCGGTCCATAATCCTCTATTGCCCAAAAGCACAAAACCTGTCGCTGCTGCTGGAGCACAACCAAAGAACTCTTTCAACGTTGCTGCACCACCATTCTATCACTCATCACAGATGCTGACCAATAATCCATCTCAAACTACACAGTATCTTGATCCTCTTGGAGGAGGTGGTATTAAGAGGACCAGGTCCATCAACAATGTAAGCCAACCGCAGCTTACCAAGGATGAATCTAGGAAACTGCCCACTACTGAAGTTCGCGAGCAAACTGAACAGAGCAAAACTCGAAGAAGATCTTTGCCAATTGAAGAAGATAATGATTTTTCTCTGTTGTTGCCGGATAAGGCCTTTGAAGATGCTATCCTTGCTGCAGTACTTGGACCCAATAGTGAAGCTGCGAAGACGGTGGGAAGCAGTAATAACAATCCTACAATGAAAATCGACAAGAGGCTTCGAGTTTTTCAGGACATAACCCTCTCCATGAGCCCAAGAGCCTGA
- the LOC113330609 gene encoding probable L-ascorbate peroxidase 4, peroxisomal — MAAVAVDANYLKEIEKARRDLRALISSKNCAPIMLRLAWHDAGTYDVKSKTGGANGSIRNEEELKHGANSGLKIAIDFCEEVKKKHPRITYADLYQLAGVVAVEITGGPTVEFVPGRKDSLVSPREGRLPDAKQGGQHLRDIFYRMGLSDKEIVALSGAHTLGRAHPERSGFGGAWTSEPLKFDNSYFVELLKGETDGLLKLPTDNALLDDPAFRRYVELYAQDEDTFFKDYAMAHKKLSELGFSPSSSASKVEAKTTVVLAQSAVGVAVAAAVVVLSYLYEARRIKK; from the exons ATGGCAGCTGTAGCAGTAGATGCGAATTACCTCAAAGAAATCGAGAAGGCTCGCCGTGATCTCCGTGCTCTCATTTCTTCCAAGAACTGTGCTCCAATCATGCTCCGTCTTGC GTGGCATGATGCCGGAACTTATGATGTCAAATCAAAGACAGGCGGTGCTAATGGTTCAATTAGGAACGAAGAGGAGTTGAAACATGGTGCCAATAGTGGCTTAAAAATTGCCATAGATTTTTGTG AGGAAGTGAAGAAAAAACATCCAAGGATTACGTACGCAGATCTTTACCAG CTTGCTGGGGTCGTTGCAGTAGAGATCACTGGTGGGCCAACTGTTGAGTTTGTTCCGGGTAGAAAG GACTCATTGGTTTCCCCTAGAGAAGGTCGACTCCCAGATGCAAAACAGG GTGGGCAGCATTTGAGAGACATCTTTTATCGGATGGGTTTATCTGACAAGGAAATTGTGGCATTATCTGGAGCCCACACATTG GGAAGGGCACATCCAGAGAGATCAGGCTTTGGTGGTGCTTGGACTAGTGAGCCTCTGAAGTTTGACAATTCCTACTTCGT GGAGCTGCTGAAAGGAGAAACTGACGGGTTATTGAAGCTTCCCACAGATAATGCTCTATTGGATGATCCAGCATTTCGTCGTTATGTTGAACTGTATGCACAG GACGAGGATACATTTTTCAAAGACTACGCAATGGCACACAAGAAACTTTCTGAGCTTGGGTTTTCACCAAGTTCCTCAGCTTCTAAGGTAGAGGCCAAGACCACTGTTGTGTTGGCGCAAAGTGCTGTTGGAGTCGCAGTTGCTGCAGCTGTGGTGGTTCTGAGTTACTTATATGAGGCTCGAAGAATCAAGAAGTAG